A genomic window from Shewanella vesiculosa includes:
- a CDS encoding DUF2127 domain-containing protein, which yields MIVSGKGVRAVAVLEASKGMLALLVAIGLHAYAGQNLSALATQWMTHLHLNPASHYPGIFISAVSAVSPSSLTLMAIGAAAYTLIRFIEAYGLWHNLRWTQWFALVSGAIYLPLELYEVVNHFNLMSVVVLIINLLVVGYMYVVLFPRRGSI from the coding sequence ATGATAGTGTCAGGCAAAGGTGTACGTGCGGTTGCGGTATTAGAAGCCAGTAAAGGAATGTTGGCTTTATTGGTTGCTATCGGCCTGCATGCATATGCTGGGCAAAACCTGTCGGCGCTGGCAACACAATGGATGACTCATCTGCACTTAAATCCTGCGAGTCACTATCCCGGTATTTTTATTTCGGCCGTTAGCGCAGTATCACCATCGAGTTTAACGTTAATGGCAATAGGTGCTGCAGCATATACCTTAATTCGTTTTATTGAAGCTTATGGTTTATGGCATAACTTACGCTGGACTCAATGGTTCGCGTTGGTCAGTGGCGCGATATATCTGCCTTTAGAGCTTTATGAAGTGGTTAATCACTTTAATTTAATGAGTGTGGTGGTGCTGATAATTAATCTACTGGTAGTGGGGTATATGTATGTGGTGTTATTTCCTCGTCGCGGTTCAATATGA
- a CDS encoding Dps family protein: protein MTDIDIGIKKDDRLKIAEGLKSLLADSYTLYLQTHNFHWNVTGVHFRELHLMFEEQYTELAVAVDDIAERIRTLDVAAPGTYKEFARLSSIKEVEGVPSSADMVDLLTQGHEQVVKTSRQVLKLAQAADDESTAALVSDRMRIHEKTAWMLRATRK from the coding sequence ATGACAGACATCGATATTGGTATAAAAAAAGACGACCGACTAAAAATTGCTGAAGGCTTAAAAAGTTTATTAGCAGATTCATATACACTTTATTTACAGACTCATAATTTTCACTGGAATGTAACAGGCGTACACTTTCGTGAGTTACACCTGATGTTTGAAGAGCAATATACTGAGCTTGCGGTGGCTGTTGATGATATTGCTGAACGCATTCGTACATTAGATGTTGCAGCACCGGGGACTTACAAAGAGTTTGCTCGTTTAAGTTCAATAAAAGAAGTTGAAGGTGTACCAAGTTCTGCAGATATGGTTGATTTATTAACCCAAGGCCATGAGCAAGTGGTTAAAACATCCCGACAAGTGCTTAAATTAGCTCAAGCGGCTGATGATGAATCAACCGCTGCATTAGTGTCAGATCGGATGCGCATACATGAAAAAACTGCATGGATGTTAAGAGCGACACGCAAGTAA
- a CDS encoding TetR/AcrR family transcriptional regulator: MANISKFNREEVLEKAKNLFWQKGFLATSTREIQTTMDMRPGSIYAAFGSKADLFHQTLIHYVQTSTGDLNEKIAQSDSAWNGFKQYLRSIIVPCCAEVPSELCMVVRTLAELDESHQETLNIAKDLLTQVEHRFASIIEKAQHDGDLPSKLDKSQVAKKLQVHIIGLRSYLKATGDTDTVNRELEEFFIQLEN; this comes from the coding sequence ATGGCTAATATTTCCAAATTTAATCGTGAAGAAGTACTTGAAAAAGCAAAAAATCTATTTTGGCAAAAAGGTTTTTTGGCGACTTCGACCCGAGAAATTCAAACTACCATGGATATGCGGCCTGGCAGCATATATGCCGCATTCGGTAGTAAGGCAGATTTATTTCACCAAACGTTGATTCATTACGTGCAAACCTCCACGGGTGATTTAAATGAAAAAATAGCCCAAAGTGACAGTGCCTGGAATGGATTTAAGCAATATTTACGCAGTATTATCGTGCCTTGCTGTGCCGAAGTGCCAAGCGAATTATGTATGGTTGTGCGCACCTTAGCTGAACTCGATGAATCTCATCAAGAAACACTGAACATAGCTAAAGATCTGCTGACTCAAGTTGAGCATCGCTTTGCCAGTATCATAGAAAAAGCTCAGCATGATGGTGATTTACCAAGCAAATTAGATAAATCTCAAGTGGCGAAAAAGCTTCAAGTGCACATTATTGGTTTACGATCTTATCTCAAAGCCACCGGCGATACAGACACAGTAAACAGAGAACTAGAAGAATTCTTTATTCAATTAGAAAATTAA
- a CDS encoding sensor histidine kinase KdpD, with protein MANVNMPFNASQQQLALLRLVNWGLKIGLILFATDLFGLTTPPIALSYVLIIEACYVGFSYRFHRLSMNNNGLLFLTLLLDTLFWATWLYFTGGATNAFVSLLLLPIAISAITLPRWAPWYLTIVSTAFYTLMIVDISDEMRDPAMAHDMSQMPMTHTIQTNQAMPVSHSMDMGSHYLGMWFNFVISALVLTVTVGFIAKRIRQKNAELRYLREAQLRQEKILALGTASAQMAHQLATPLATLRLLVDELFESANDAEQTELISEMQQALNRCEVTLSDLRLATESIREHKLTHQPVNQLADMLIDQVNLLMPETQLNITLTPQVEQGILYTDMSLLPALMALIQNGAQASQDNQHSAVVDINISLSQPQELSITIRDYGVGIATHLLHTLGNNMVKSPKGMGIAVLLSHTSFERLGGKLYLKPHPDCGTEAIVTLPLSVQKAS; from the coding sequence ATGGCAAATGTGAACATGCCTTTTAACGCAAGTCAGCAACAATTGGCTTTACTACGACTGGTTAATTGGGGTTTAAAAATTGGGCTGATCTTGTTTGCCACAGACTTATTTGGGTTAACGACTCCTCCAATAGCTTTATCATACGTGTTAATTATTGAAGCTTGTTATGTTGGCTTTAGTTATCGTTTTCATCGACTGAGCATGAACAACAATGGTTTGTTGTTTTTAACCTTATTGTTAGACACTTTGTTTTGGGCAACCTGGTTATATTTTACCGGCGGGGCGACCAATGCTTTCGTATCATTACTGTTATTACCGATAGCTATTTCTGCCATTACCTTGCCTCGTTGGGCGCCTTGGTACTTAACCATAGTATCAACAGCATTTTATACCTTAATGATTGTCGATATTTCAGATGAAATGCGCGATCCCGCTATGGCCCATGACATGAGCCAAATGCCAATGACCCATACGATACAAACCAATCAGGCTATGCCTGTAAGCCACAGTATGGATATGGGCTCGCACTATTTAGGCATGTGGTTTAATTTTGTGATTTCTGCATTAGTGTTAACGGTTACCGTAGGTTTTATCGCCAAACGGATACGTCAAAAAAATGCAGAGCTACGCTATTTACGCGAAGCCCAGTTACGCCAAGAAAAGATTTTGGCGTTAGGCACCGCATCAGCACAAATGGCTCATCAGCTGGCAACACCACTGGCAACATTACGCTTATTGGTTGATGAACTGTTCGAATCGGCCAATGATGCTGAACAAACAGAATTGATTAGTGAGATGCAACAAGCGCTTAATCGATGTGAAGTTACCTTAAGCGATTTACGCCTCGCCACAGAGTCGATACGCGAGCATAAATTAACCCACCAACCGGTTAATCAGTTAGCTGATATGTTGATTGACCAAGTGAATTTATTAATGCCAGAAACTCAATTAAACATCACCTTAACGCCACAAGTCGAGCAGGGGATCTTATATACCGACATGAGCTTATTACCTGCGTTAATGGCCCTGATCCAAAATGGCGCTCAGGCGAGTCAAGATAACCAGCACTCAGCCGTTGTTGATATCAATATCAGCCTGTCACAGCCACAAGAATTGAGCATCACTATTCGCGATTACGGTGTCGGCATTGCTACTCATTTGCTTCATACCTTAGGTAATAATATGGTAAAAAGCCCCAAAGGGATGGGCATCGCGGTATTATTAAGTCACACCAGTTTTGAGCGTTTAGGCGGTAAGTTATACCTTAAACCGCACCCAGACTGTGGCACCGAAGCCATAGTGACATTACCGCTTAGTGTACAAAAAGCGAGTTGA
- a CDS encoding response regulator transcription factor, whose protein sequence is MNKLLIIEDDLALAAILARRLGKHGFECKTCHHASDSLLMARQFVPTHIVLDMKLAEHNGLSLIKPLRQLLPQVHMVLLTGFASIATAVEAIRLGADNYLAKPVDTQTLLNALSVSAETTTTYDDIEEQPLNPKRVEWEHIQQVLANNNGNVSETARQLGMHRRTLQRKLLKKPTADNR, encoded by the coding sequence ATGAACAAGCTATTGATTATTGAAGATGATTTGGCCCTAGCTGCCATTTTAGCCCGCCGCCTCGGCAAGCATGGGTTTGAGTGTAAAACCTGCCATCACGCCAGTGATAGCTTATTAATGGCAAGGCAATTTGTGCCCACCCATATCGTGTTAGACATGAAATTAGCCGAACATAATGGCTTGTCGTTAATTAAACCCTTAAGACAACTTTTACCCCAGGTACACATGGTATTGCTCACTGGCTTTGCCAGCATCGCCACCGCCGTCGAAGCCATCCGCCTTGGAGCAGACAATTACCTCGCTAAACCCGTCGATACCCAAACGTTATTAAATGCATTATCCGTCTCGGCTGAAACCACAACCACTTATGATGATATTGAAGAACAGCCACTTAACCCCAAGCGCGTTGAATGGGAACACATTCAACAAGTGCTCGCCAACAACAACGGCAATGTATCAGAAACCGCACGACAATTGGGTATGCACCGCAGAACCTTACAGCGGAAGTTATTGAAAAAGCCTACGGCTGATAATCGGTAA
- a CDS encoding IS110 family transposase — protein sequence MKITTIGLDISKTIFHMFAVNQAGKLVKKRVIKRADLLSVFAQLEPTLIVIEACGGANHWAREFIKLGHQVKLIAPQYVVPYRRKNKNDFNDAEAIAEAAQRPNMTFVPIKSVEQEDIQMVLRMRKRHVKTMVAINNQVRGFLAEYGLCAAKGKTALAARLPEFIDDESNELSTFARESFRELYADFVAAQEKVEFYTKKINVYTRNNPICKRVKSVIGVGPMTAAELYASIGDGKMFHNGRHFAAWCGLTQRQNSSGGKTMLSGITKKGNPHLRSSLIHGARAALQYVDGKDDKLSRWAYELKCRKHSNVACVALANKLARIAWSVIANEEDYRLEYAA from the coding sequence ATGAAGATTACAACAATTGGTTTAGATATATCAAAGACTATTTTCCACATGTTTGCCGTTAATCAAGCTGGAAAGTTAGTTAAAAAGAGAGTAATTAAGCGTGCCGACTTGCTCAGTGTCTTTGCCCAGTTAGAGCCAACGTTGATTGTGATAGAAGCCTGTGGCGGAGCTAATCATTGGGCTAGAGAATTTATTAAATTAGGGCATCAAGTTAAGCTCATTGCGCCTCAATATGTTGTGCCTTATCGTCGTAAAAACAAAAATGATTTTAATGATGCTGAAGCCATTGCTGAAGCAGCGCAACGACCAAATATGACATTTGTACCGATAAAAAGCGTCGAGCAAGAAGATATTCAAATGGTACTGCGCATGAGAAAGCGACATGTAAAAACGATGGTCGCAATCAACAATCAAGTTAGAGGCTTTCTTGCTGAATATGGTTTATGCGCTGCAAAGGGAAAAACCGCATTAGCGGCTCGGTTGCCTGAATTTATAGATGATGAAAGCAATGAGTTATCGACTTTTGCACGAGAAAGTTTTCGCGAACTTTATGCTGACTTTGTTGCAGCGCAAGAGAAAGTTGAGTTTTACACGAAGAAGATAAATGTTTATACAAGAAATAATCCTATCTGCAAGCGAGTAAAAAGTGTCATTGGTGTAGGCCCAATGACAGCAGCAGAACTATATGCGTCCATAGGTGACGGAAAAATGTTTCATAATGGTCGACATTTTGCTGCTTGGTGCGGATTAACACAAAGACAAAACTCAAGTGGTGGCAAAACCATGCTGTCTGGCATCACGAAAAAAGGGAATCCTCACTTGAGGTCGTCACTAATACATGGAGCACGGGCTGCCTTGCAATATGTTGACGGTAAAGATGATAAATTAAGCCGCTGGGCTTACGAATTAAAGTGTAGAAAGCATAGCAATGTAGCATGTGTGGCTCTGGCCAATAAGCTCGCCAGAATAGCCTGGTCGGTCATCGCAAATGAAGAAGATTACCGACTCGAATATGCTGCATAA
- a CDS encoding substrate-binding domain-containing protein, with translation MGRSLVLFVAFSLIPISSVYGKELRLAVVPKFHSVFFERSKAGCIDAAAQIKGVECIYRGPDISNVRMQDQVINQLIDEGIDGIAVAVTQSKYLVKNSLKRAKEAGIPVITYDSDIDVSINEDPNSLRLAYIGTDNFELGKSLGEELKKLRPNGGTLIMQSGRPDSPNLNLRLMGVRSALSGKKYDVPPGELLNNDSGWTEVREPFFNFDQLDQSINQMESVMKGKPVKADSFIAVGGWPQNDQALYRKMIAPYQAKINNNKVIIVITDTSSEQLAMLEDNLVHINIGQAPYEMGRLAILTLYKIVTEQKYEKTIYTPITVCTPENVDTCTKITGL, from the coding sequence ATGGGGAGATCACTTGTATTGTTTGTTGCTTTTAGTCTAATACCCATATCTTCTGTATATGGAAAAGAATTAAGACTTGCCGTGGTACCTAAATTTCATAGTGTTTTTTTTGAGCGAAGCAAAGCTGGCTGTATAGATGCAGCGGCTCAAATAAAAGGCGTGGAATGCATATATCGGGGACCAGATATAAGTAATGTTAGGATGCAAGATCAGGTAATAAATCAACTTATTGATGAAGGTATAGACGGTATCGCAGTAGCCGTTACACAATCTAAATATCTCGTTAAAAATAGCCTTAAGAGAGCTAAAGAAGCAGGTATTCCGGTTATTACCTATGACTCTGATATTGATGTTTCAATCAATGAAGATCCTAATAGTTTACGCCTAGCCTATATAGGCACTGACAATTTTGAATTGGGTAAGTCATTAGGTGAAGAGTTAAAAAAACTTCGGCCCAATGGGGGAACGCTAATAATGCAATCTGGGCGACCAGATTCTCCCAATCTGAATTTAAGATTGATGGGTGTCCGTTCCGCATTATCGGGAAAAAAATACGATGTACCTCCTGGAGAATTGCTTAATAACGATTCGGGATGGACTGAAGTTAGAGAACCTTTCTTTAATTTTGATCAATTGGATCAATCTATTAATCAAATGGAGTCTGTAATGAAAGGTAAGCCTGTAAAAGCAGACTCTTTTATTGCTGTTGGTGGTTGGCCGCAAAATGACCAAGCACTTTATCGTAAAATGATTGCCCCGTACCAGGCAAAAATTAATAACAATAAGGTCATCATTGTTATTACTGACACATCCTCTGAACAATTAGCTATGTTGGAAGATAATCTTGTTCATATCAATATTGGTCAAGCCCCATATGAAATGGGAAGACTAGCCATTTTGACACTGTATAAAATTGTAACAGAACAAAAATATGAGAAAACAATTTACACACCTATCACAGTTTGCACACCAGAGAACGTTGATACATGTACCAAGATTACGGGATTGTAA